In the genome of Tannockella kyphosi, one region contains:
- a CDS encoding class I adenylate-forming enzyme family protein has translation MNKSIVECIRNHAISTPNKLAIIDVKIELTYQEYWDKINIAASYLLEIGVKDNECIVVKNSQSVPYLVLVHAIQLINGIVVPLEKSVNVGRVQEILKETKATKFFGDMKIDGYDCYCIEDAYNYTGVVNTFDISNMVGDSMILFTTGTTGKSKGIVLEYLAEVAVGENVMYGVEMKKDNVEIIPMPMNHSFSLRRYFANMINGSTVIVLDGVFFVKIVFNMIEKYKVTALAMAPAAMSIIFKLTRDRIANYADQLDYIQFGSAPIPEVDKEHLLQIVPNVRLYNIYGSTEVGCACILNFNSKDNKQSCIGYPGVHSQFRIVDENGGEMEDASLENPGYISYTGGMKMKCYYNEPELTNKTIINGYLQSSDLGYKDEEGRIYMLGRADDVIITGGNKVSPLEVEELALQIEGVNDCICKGRPTMIFQEKNDKKLNFF, from the coding sequence ATGAATAAATCAATAGTAGAATGTATTAGAAATCATGCAATAAGTACACCCAATAAACTAGCAATCATTGATGTTAAGATAGAACTAACTTATCAAGAATATTGGGATAAGATAAATATTGCTGCTAGTTATTTGTTAGAAATAGGTGTAAAAGACAATGAGTGCATTGTTGTAAAGAATAGTCAATCTGTTCCTTATTTAGTATTAGTACACGCTATTCAATTAATAAATGGAATAGTTGTTCCATTAGAAAAAAGTGTGAATGTTGGTAGAGTTCAAGAGATTTTAAAGGAAACAAAAGCAACAAAGTTCTTTGGTGATATGAAAATAGATGGGTATGATTGTTACTGCATCGAAGATGCATATAATTATACAGGAGTAGTTAATACTTTTGATATTTCTAATATGGTTGGTGATTCAATGATTTTGTTTACTACTGGAACTACTGGAAAGTCGAAAGGTATTGTTTTAGAATATCTTGCAGAAGTAGCGGTAGGAGAAAATGTAATGTATGGTGTTGAGATGAAAAAGGATAATGTAGAAATCATACCGATGCCAATGAATCATTCCTTTAGTTTAAGAAGATATTTTGCGAATATGATTAATGGGAGTACTGTTATAGTATTAGATGGTGTATTTTTTGTAAAAATAGTATTTAATATGATTGAAAAATATAAAGTAACAGCATTAGCAATGGCTCCAGCTGCAATGAGTATTATTTTTAAATTGACAAGGGATCGAATTGCGAATTATGCAGATCAATTAGATTATATTCAATTTGGATCAGCACCTATACCAGAAGTAGATAAAGAACATTTATTACAAATAGTACCAAATGTCCGTTTATATAATATATATGGTTCTACAGAAGTAGGATGTGCTTGTATATTGAACTTTAATTCGAAAGATAATAAACAAAGCTGTATAGGCTACCCAGGAGTTCATTCACAATTTAGAATTGTTGATGAAAATGGCGGTGAAATGGAAGATGCCTCATTAGAAAACCCAGGATATATTTCATATACAGGTGGAATGAAAATGAAGTGTTATTATAATGAACCAGAATTAACGAATAAAACCATTATTAATGGATATTTACAATCTTCTGATTTAGGATATAAAGATGAAGAAGGAAGAATTTATATGTTAGGTAGAGCAGATGATGTTATTATTACTGGAGGAAATAAAGTTTCTCCTTTGGAAGTAGAGGAATTAGCATTACAAATAGAAGGTGTTAATGATTGTATTTGTAAAGGGAGACCAACTATGATTTTTCAAGAGAAAAATGATAAAAAATTAAATTTCTTTTAA
- a CDS encoding MBOAT family O-acyltransferase: MINRILNFAQLMWNAELSYTSGLFGICLMFFIIVYAVLPNANLRKYLVLIASMIFYFWNGVGASIIVVGTALTVYLSSRKIEKVYKEFDQEKQGLTPKEQRVLFSQYKNKATIYLKLAIFTIVSIWGYVKITKLLSFEILEKISNMTFGFGILVPLGISYYTLSSIGYLLDVYWKKTEAEKDFINLFAAMIYFPHIVQGPISKYSKLIEQMKNLPSLSFDRTCHGLQLMLWGYGKKLIVANYIATYTTVVFANPLEYSSIEIVIAIISCVIQLYADFSGCMDIVRGISEIIGIQLDKNFEQPFFAKSASEFWARWHMTLGTWTKDYIYFPIAVNSKFMKYTMKLKKSGKLWRASFINAFVPLITVWLFTGIWHGTGIDYILWGLYWCAIMTVSKETKPIADKLFKNISISNNFCYHIFCMFRTIFLFGIGRMITITGTTTGFFILLKQIFNNSIVYNHDLYGTLLTEKHFIVIIVGVVCMIGVDILHEKGVEIRKSIGKQNIIVRWIIYYVAIMIVIIFGMYGAGYDASAFIYGAF; this comes from the coding sequence ATGATAAATAGGATATTGAATTTTGCTCAATTGATGTGGAATGCAGAATTGAGTTATACATCAGGATTATTTGGGATTTGTTTGATGTTTTTTATTATAGTGTATGCTGTTTTACCAAATGCAAATCTTAGAAAATATCTAGTATTAATTGCAAGTATGATATTCTATTTTTGGAATGGGGTTGGAGCATCTATTATTGTTGTAGGAACAGCATTAACAGTATATCTTTCATCTAGAAAAATAGAAAAAGTGTATAAAGAGTTTGATCAAGAAAAACAAGGACTAACACCTAAAGAACAAAGAGTCTTATTTAGTCAATATAAAAACAAAGCAACTATTTATTTGAAACTTGCCATATTTACGATTGTTTCAATATGGGGTTATGTAAAAATTACAAAATTACTTAGTTTTGAAATATTAGAAAAAATATCAAACATGACTTTTGGGTTCGGTATTCTAGTTCCCTTAGGAATATCTTATTACACTTTATCTTCAATAGGATATTTGTTGGATGTATATTGGAAAAAAACGGAAGCAGAAAAAGATTTTATCAATCTATTTGCTGCTATGATTTATTTCCCACATATAGTACAAGGGCCGATAAGTAAGTATTCTAAATTAATAGAACAAATGAAAAACCTTCCTAGTCTTAGTTTTGATCGTACTTGTCATGGGTTACAGTTAATGCTATGGGGATATGGTAAGAAATTAATTGTTGCTAATTATATTGCAACATATACTACTGTTGTATTTGCCAATCCATTAGAGTATTCATCAATAGAAATAGTAATAGCTATTATTTCTTGTGTTATTCAGTTGTATGCTGATTTTAGTGGATGTATGGATATAGTTCGAGGGATATCAGAAATAATCGGTATACAGTTAGATAAAAACTTTGAACAACCGTTTTTTGCTAAGAGTGCTTCTGAATTTTGGGCAAGATGGCATATGACTTTAGGAACTTGGACAAAAGACTATATTTACTTTCCTATAGCAGTAAATTCAAAGTTTATGAAATATACGATGAAATTAAAAAAGTCAGGAAAGCTATGGAGGGCATCTTTCATTAATGCATTTGTCCCGTTGATTACAGTATGGTTATTTACTGGTATTTGGCACGGAACAGGTATAGATTATATTTTATGGGGATTATATTGGTGTGCTATCATGACTGTTTCGAAAGAAACTAAACCAATAGCAGATAAATTATTTAAAAATATTTCTATAAGCAATAACTTTTGTTATCATATTTTTTGTATGTTTAGAACAATATTTTTATTTGGTATAGGAAGAATGATTACTATTACTGGCACTACAACAGGGTTCTTTATATTACTTAAGCAAATATTTAATAATAGTATTGTTTATAATCACGATTTGTATGGTACGCTCCTAACTGAAAAACACTTTATTGTTATAATCGTAGGAGTTGTGTGTATGATTGGTGTAGATATCTTACACGAAAAAGGGGTTGAAATTAGAAAGTCTATTGGAAAACAAAATATAATTGTTCGATGGATTATTTATTATGTTGCAATAATGATTGTAATTATATTTGGGATGTATGGTGCTGGTTATGACGCAAGCGCGTTTATTTATGGAGCATTTTAA
- a CDS encoding PolC-type DNA polymerase III: MNNKIDILLKQLEIEQQVTALKDASLQRVIVGSKDFFHFTIYSTNLLPYCDFALLLSNAYKFEFPCTFEFVNDGNEYYEEEINSYLTYVLKKLETDYPTLPSLTFCPIEIKDKIIIKAVNKSHYQEICKTKQYIESQFQIIGINKKVSFEIDDKNDDYIQSTQEMESVKLATVDISDLIPKNETPKTYSGSSGNNYYQAGKSVEMLLSEITSSTMEKNVLVRGYIFKTDLIKTKAGSHIQTLWITDYTDSIIVKRFENKRSCSVEEMKVLEKAKGWVEVRGEIRFDTFAGENTIMARKIESMPSPKERNDNEKEKRVELHTHSKMSAMDGINEIGDYVKTVAKWGHKAIAICDHGNCQSFPDAQQACAKNDVKMIYGVELNFVNPEMNIVYNSKDCSLLDATYVSFDLETTGLSVFHDGVTEFGAVKICHGEVVDRLQSFINPQKQISTKISNLTSITNEMVKNAPTIEEFMPKILEFFDDCILVAHNAKFDIGFLNENLSRMGQPEITNPVIDTLPLARMILKPMKSYRLGNVCRQYKVPYDDEVAHRADYDAQVLGDVLTMMIYQLIDENKFNLLDVTAISSEEAYKYVFPNHMTILAKNKIGLKNLFKIVTEANTVYYHREALIIKERLDFYREGLLYGSSCYQGDVFDIALYGNDKSLKEAIAYYDYIEIQPLEDYYHLVERGKVDSMEAIKLSILRIIKEAKNQNKIIVASGDVHFLNPKDKIYRDVFISNPTIGISRKAHPLCDRKNPKAFTPNQYLRTTTEMLDAFHYLDKEEAFEYVVTNTNLIADMIEELKPVHDKLFTPFIEGADENLRSICYDNAHALYGKELPDIVEKRLERELGNIIKHGFGVIYYISHKLVKKSNDDGYLVGSRGSVGSSFVATMSGITEVNPLPPHYVCLSCGYNEFMEEGVVANGYDLENKDCPVCGKPLKGEGHNIPFETFLGFEADKVPDIDLNFSGAYQSKAHDYTKVLFGEDKVFRAGTISTVAEKTAYGYAKGYSELTGREDSIRGAELERIAKGCQGVKRTTGQHPGGIIVIPNDMDVYDFTPVQFPADDLNSPWKTTHFDFHAIHDNVLKLDILGHVDPTVIRALQDLTGVDPKTIPTNDKKVMSLFTSTKEMGVDLSFINCKNGALGLPEFGTSFVRQMLDQTQPKDFNDLVIISGLSHGTDVYLGNAEMLIKNKTCTLSEVIGCRDDIMVYLIEKGLPNKAAFDIMEVVRKGRSSEVFPVKKYEELMKEHNVPQWYIDSCKKIKYMFPKAHAAAYVLSAVRVAWWKLYYPREYYSVYFSTRCDAFDLEAMCSGKEAVLERREQIVVARENRDATNKDESLWDVLEIVLEMFERGYHLNPISLDKSAADSFTLDPDDKFGILPPFSALDSLGTNVANTVIEARKNGAFLSIEDVTKRTKLNNSHIKLLTSMGVFKDMQETNQLSLF, translated from the coding sequence ATGAATAATAAGATTGATATTTTATTAAAACAACTAGAAATTGAACAACAGGTGACAGCATTAAAAGATGCTTCACTTCAACGGGTAATAGTAGGATCAAAAGACTTCTTTCATTTTACTATTTATTCTACTAATTTATTACCATATTGTGATTTTGCTTTATTATTATCAAATGCTTATAAATTTGAATTTCCTTGTACTTTTGAATTTGTAAATGATGGAAATGAGTATTATGAAGAAGAAATAAATAGTTATTTAACTTATGTATTAAAAAAACTAGAAACAGATTATCCTACTTTACCTTCTTTAACTTTTTGTCCAATAGAAATAAAAGATAAAATAATAATAAAAGCGGTAAATAAAAGTCACTATCAAGAGATTTGTAAAACAAAACAATATATTGAATCTCAGTTTCAAATTATTGGTATTAATAAAAAAGTTAGTTTTGAAATTGATGATAAAAATGATGATTATATTCAATCTACCCAAGAAATGGAGTCTGTTAAATTAGCGACAGTCGATATTTCTGATTTAATCCCTAAGAATGAAACACCAAAAACATATTCTGGTTCTTCAGGAAATAATTATTATCAAGCAGGAAAATCTGTTGAAATGTTATTATCAGAGATTACTTCTAGTACGATGGAAAAAAATGTATTAGTAAGAGGATATATATTTAAAACAGATTTAATAAAAACAAAAGCTGGTAGCCATATTCAAACATTATGGATTACAGACTATACAGATTCGATTATTGTAAAACGTTTTGAAAACAAAAGATCATGTAGCGTAGAAGAAATGAAAGTGTTGGAAAAAGCAAAAGGATGGGTTGAAGTTCGTGGTGAAATTCGATTTGATACTTTTGCTGGGGAAAACACAATTATGGCACGTAAAATAGAAAGTATGCCTTCACCTAAAGAACGTAATGATAATGAAAAAGAAAAACGCGTTGAATTACATACACATTCTAAAATGTCTGCAATGGATGGAATTAATGAAATTGGTGATTATGTAAAAACTGTTGCGAAGTGGGGTCATAAAGCAATTGCTATTTGTGATCATGGGAATTGTCAATCTTTCCCAGATGCCCAACAAGCATGTGCTAAAAATGATGTAAAGATGATTTATGGTGTGGAACTGAATTTTGTGAATCCAGAAATGAATATTGTTTATAATTCGAAAGATTGTTCATTATTAGATGCTACTTATGTTTCTTTTGACTTAGAAACAACAGGGTTATCTGTATTTCATGATGGTGTTACTGAATTTGGGGCAGTGAAGATTTGTCATGGAGAAGTAGTAGATCGTTTACAATCTTTTATTAATCCACAAAAACAAATAAGTACTAAAATTAGTAATCTTACTAGTATTACTAATGAAATGGTAAAAAATGCTCCTACGATTGAAGAGTTTATGCCTAAAATTCTTGAATTCTTTGATGACTGTATTTTAGTTGCACATAATGCGAAATTTGATATTGGTTTTTTAAATGAAAATCTTAGTCGAATGGGACAACCTGAAATAACAAATCCTGTTATTGATACATTACCATTAGCACGAATGATTTTAAAACCAATGAAATCATATCGTTTAGGAAATGTATGTCGTCAATATAAGGTGCCTTATGATGATGAAGTAGCACATAGAGCTGATTATGATGCGCAAGTATTAGGTGATGTACTAACAATGATGATTTATCAATTGATTGATGAAAACAAGTTTAACTTATTAGATGTTACAGCTATTAGTAGTGAGGAAGCTTATAAATATGTTTTCCCAAATCATATGACTATTTTAGCAAAAAATAAAATTGGATTAAAAAATCTATTTAAGATAGTAACAGAAGCGAATACTGTTTATTACCATAGAGAAGCGTTAATTATTAAAGAACGTTTGGATTTTTATCGAGAAGGTTTATTATATGGAAGTAGTTGTTATCAAGGTGATGTTTTTGATATTGCTCTTTATGGTAATGATAAGTCTTTAAAAGAAGCTATCGCATATTATGATTATATTGAAATTCAACCATTAGAAGATTACTATCATTTAGTGGAACGCGGGAAAGTAGATAGTATGGAAGCAATAAAGCTATCTATTTTAAGAATCATAAAAGAAGCAAAAAATCAAAATAAAATTATTGTAGCAAGTGGAGATGTCCATTTCTTAAATCCAAAAGATAAAATATATCGTGATGTTTTTATTTCCAATCCAACAATTGGAATTAGTAGAAAAGCACATCCATTATGTGATCGTAAGAATCCTAAAGCTTTTACACCCAATCAATATTTACGTACAACTACCGAAATGTTAGATGCTTTTCATTATTTAGATAAAGAAGAAGCTTTTGAGTATGTTGTTACAAATACGAATTTGATAGCCGACATGATTGAAGAATTAAAACCGGTTCATGATAAATTATTTACACCATTTATTGAAGGTGCTGATGAAAATCTACGATCTATTTGTTATGATAATGCGCATGCATTATATGGAAAAGAATTACCTGATATTGTAGAAAAACGTCTTGAAAGAGAATTAGGGAATATTATTAAACATGGTTTTGGAGTAATATACTATATTTCTCATAAGTTAGTAAAAAAATCGAATGATGATGGTTATCTAGTTGGTTCAAGGGGTTCTGTTGGTTCTTCATTTGTAGCAACGATGTCTGGAATAACAGAAGTTAATCCATTACCGCCACATTATGTTTGTTTGAGTTGTGGTTATAATGAATTTATGGAAGAAGGGGTTGTAGCCAACGGGTATGACTTAGAAAATAAGGATTGTCCTGTTTGTGGGAAACCACTTAAAGGAGAAGGTCATAATATTCCTTTTGAAACCTTTTTAGGATTTGAAGCAGACAAAGTGCCAGATATTGACTTAAACTTCTCAGGTGCTTACCAATCAAAAGCACATGATTATACAAAAGTTTTATTTGGTGAAGATAAAGTATTTAGAGCTGGTACTATTTCAACGGTTGCTGAAAAAACTGCTTATGGTTATGCGAAGGGATATAGTGAGTTAACTGGAAGAGAAGATTCTATTAGAGGAGCTGAACTGGAACGTATTGCAAAAGGATGTCAAGGAGTTAAAAGAACGACTGGACAACATCCTGGAGGTATTATTGTAATACCTAATGATATGGATGTTTATGATTTCACACCAGTTCAATTTCCTGCAGATGATTTAAATTCTCCATGGAAAACAACACATTTTGATTTCCATGCTATTCATGATAATGTATTAAAATTAGATATACTAGGACACGTTGATCCTACAGTGATACGTGCTTTACAAGATTTAACAGGAGTTGATCCTAAAACGATACCTACTAATGATAAAAAAGTAATGAGTTTATTTACTTCAACCAAAGAGATGGGTGTTGATTTATCATTTATTAACTGTAAAAATGGAGCTTTAGGTTTACCTGAATTTGGTACATCTTTTGTTCGTCAAATGTTAGATCAAACACAACCCAAAGATTTTAATGATTTAGTTATTATTTCTGGGCTTTCTCATGGTACAGATGTTTATTTAGGTAATGCAGAAATGTTGATTAAAAACAAAACATGTACTTTATCTGAAGTAATTGGATGTCGTGATGATATTATGGTTTATTTAATTGAAAAAGGACTTCCTAATAAAGCTGCGTTTGATATCATGGAAGTGGTAAGAAAGGGTAGGTCTTCCGAAGTCTTCCCTGTTAAAAAATATGAAGAATTAATGAAGGAACATAATGTTCCTCAATGGTACATTGATTCATGTAAAAAAATTAAATACATGTTCCCGAAAGCACATGCTGCTGCCTATGTATTATCAGCTGTTCGTGTTGCTTGGTGGAAACTTTATTATCCTAGAGAATATTATTCTGTTTATTTTTCTACTAGATGTGATGCCTTTGATTTAGAGGCTATGTGTAGTGGGAAAGAAGCTGTGTTAGAAAGACGTGAACAAATAGTAGTTGCTAGAGAAAATAGAGATGCTACAAATAAAGATGAATCTTTATGGGATGTATTAGAAATTGTATTAGAAATGTTTGAAAGAGGGTATCATTTAAACCCAATTAGTTTGGATAAATCTGCTGCTGATTCTTTTACGTTAGATCCTGATGATAAGTTTGGTATATTACCACCTTTTTCAGCATTGGATTCACTAGGTACGAATGTTGCAAATACTGTAATTGAAGCAAGAAAGAATGGAGCTTTCTTATCAATTGAAGATGTTACAAAACGTACTAAGTTAAATAACTCTCATATTAAGTTACTAACATCAATGGGTGTTTTTAAAGATATGCAAGAGACTAATCAGCTGAGTTTGTTTTAA